The window TGCATGAGCTCAGATGGAATTTACTTTTTGTGCAGGGAGTGCTGGTCCCAGGAGGACAACCCAACCTGCGAGTTTCAGCATCCCTGAACCACAAATTAGTGCCTCACCAAATCACAGCTCCCTGTTTCAGTCACTTCCTGGCACCAGAGGAAGAAGAGCAAACATTAGAGACATTTTGTCCACAACCAGCTTCAAACCTCGACCACCAGTGGGACTGCAGTCTCTCTGAGAACAATGCCACTATATTTACATATTATCTCAGTGTATAAACTCATGTACAGTGTACAGTGCATGTTGAAgagccaaacaaaaaaactgattacaaaaatattttatttcaatacACTGATGTGGTCTTAGTGCAGGTAAGAATGTGTTTAAGTGcattacagtaaaataaaatgtaaactctTAAATGCAAAAATCTATATACAAGAagcaagaaacaaacaaagagcaTGTGCAATGGTCAGTTGTTATTGAAGGGTGACAGGTTTGGCCAGctgaggggtcagaggtcaaaggtgagGTTGACACTCTCCCCAGCTTTAACACTGACCAGCTGAGTCTGCTGCTGTGACTCTGCAATACTGGCAGTGACGACATATGTTCCAGGTGAAAGCTCGATATAAAAATCCTCACTGGATCCAGACACGTGGTTCTGAaagcaacaaataaaaagattttaatgcaatgattattttttagggcgatcgtggctcaagagttgggagttcgccttgtaatcggaaggttgccggttcgagccccggcttggacagtctcggtcgttgtgtccttgggcaagacacttcacccattgccgcctggtggtggtcagagggcccagtgtccggcagcctcgcctctgtcagtgcgccccagggtggctgtggctacaatgtagcttgccatcaccagtgtttgaatgggtggatgactggatgtgtaaagcgcttcggggtccttagggactagtaaagcgctatacaaatacaggccatttaccattttagaTGAATTAAATTTATCTAGGCAATTTCAAAGGAGTTTCCTGAATTCTGCTGGTACTGTCTATTCCACTGTAAAATGCTAACTTTCTGAAGCCTCCAGCTCAATTTTTTGATTCGCTTTTCCTCACAATCAAGCTACTTTTTTGGCCAACACATTACCTACTATAAATTACTTAAATATAAAGCCTTAAATGCTCTGAGTTTGTCAGCGTGTGAGCTTTTCTTATTCCAAATAatcaaaaacaaagcagaattACTTGGTATTTGTTGCACTTCCTGGTTGGTAGCGCAGCTGTTGTCTTTGCAGATGCTGGCTGTGTGTGAAACCTGGACATGTGGTTCTTTTCAATGTCACTGGGCTCCGTGCAACAGCCAGACTCGTAAAATCTCTGCAACAAAGACAAAATCCACATTTTATTCTCCCACGTCTGTAGCTGGAAGTCCACATAGAGGTGCTTTGGGACATAGTCACTAACTTTGCAATGACTAGTGGTTTGTGCCATGAACTCAGCGATTTTTGCAAAGGCATCATCGAGCTCTGTGGGATTTCTCTGGAAAAGCAAGAGATGAAAAGAGAcaagctgttaaaaaaaaaaagtattttataagTATTTAGATTAGATTATAagtttatattattataaatatcaaAGGCGAAAGATGAAAGCACCTCATCAGTTATATCTGTGTCTTCATCTGCCATAGCGGGGTTTTGGGATGCAGTGCTCGCCCAGTCCACACTCCGCCTGGAGGCTCGCTGCAGCACCTCCAAGCCCAGACTGGCAGAGCGCTGCAGGGAGGACTCCAGCCAGGCTTGGCTGTCCATGGGCAGGTGAAGGGAAAAACTCAGGTGGCCTTCACCCAAGGAACGGGCACAAAGAACGCTTTAAGATCGCTTTACAGGGCACAATGGAATGtggaatttttttaaaaccaataTGTCAAACTGCTCTGTGGATCCAGCATATCTAATAGGCAACTGATTTTTCTAATCTGATATTGAGAAAACCCTTTTTCAGCTGCTTCGTAAGAAACACAATATGTCAGAAAGCAAGTTAATAGAGCTACATCAGTACAAAATAAGACTGTGTTAACAAATTTTGGCCAGTTAACAaagattaatgttttttttccccctccgaCAAGGTTTGAATCAACTATAATCACCTTAAATGCAGTGTGGGAAACAGGAACGGATGGGACGGATATCCTAGAAACAGCGCATGCGTGCAAATTAAATCAGCTGGGCTGTAACTTCTTTCTGAAGCTACTTACTTTCAACTGTTAAACACAGACCCGTTTCCCTCGATGGAAGCTCAGGAACACCGAGACGTGAAACGCTTCGAAGTGCACACCTCACATTCTAGAGCATGATGTTGCCACATGTAGAGCACATTCTGCATATTCCAGGAACCGTCAACAAACCTCATGTCAGGAGACTATTCGTCTACCTGCTCTGCACGTTTAACATGTACGCAGGTTACTGAAAGCAAAGTTAGAGAAAACTGTGCTCCGTACACTTACGCTCTAATATGGCTTTGACGATCCCCTCGTTTCAGTCGCATTCACGTCACGGCTTTCAGCTGCTTTCAAATGACACGACAGGAAATCCTACATATTAAAGCCCGCCCCTTAGTGGTGGAGGAAGTATTCAAATAATAAACCAGAGTAAAATTTATGCGTTTAAAATGTCTGCACAATCACGAAAATATTGCTTTAAGTCACTTGTTGTGCTGTACCTTGTTAACTTTTCTGTGCGGTTTTGTGGAAAGcaaataattaatattttgaTTGTGGATTAGTCTGCATTTTTGTTTCTATCAACCAGCTAGTTAATTTATATAACTTCaaataaaaagaatcaaaaggaaaaggaaataaaagagcAGGACTGCCCCCAACTACCCTGAATCCACAGTGAAATTCATAATTGAACTTCTTAAGTTCATGTTGCAATGTCTAGCACACTGCCAGTGTTTCCAAGGAAAGCTGTTAAAATGATGGACAATTTGCATGACAAAAATTACTGAATTGTTTCAGCTTTGCTTGCACACAGATGCAATTGAGAaaactttaatatttcattttaagttTTGACGGTTTTATTCTATACATGACTTGTCAGATGCACCATTTTGGGCCTCCAGACTATAAAACAAGCTGTTAAGTTAAATCTCCCAATAAACAAAATTCTTTTAAAGGCAGCAGTTTAAAAGCAGCTGATTAAGCACTATATAAACAAGTTCCTCAGAAATTTGAATATATATACATTTCACCTCCAATTGGAATGATGTGACAAAAAACATTATCAGAATTAACTTTCTGACCATTTCTTTAATTGTTCAATGTAGTGCTGACTTTCTGAAGCACAAATGgcaaaatttgtatttttttggtgAGTTTATATTATTACTACCAAAAGCATAGCAATACCGTTTCATTGTAAGTCATTAGAATCGACTGACTTTTGCTatatttaaagaacaaaacaggaagtctgcATTTTTAAAGATTGTTCAGTCTGCAACTTGGACACTTGTCAAAAAGATTTTACAAGGACAAGACCAACAGTGCTAAGGATCCAGGTGATTTCCTCACATGAAAAAGTTTCCTCTGTTCCTCACGCCTTTCAATCAAAATTAACAGTGTCTCTTCAGTTTCCATGCCAATCAAATTGCAACTTGggagtgggggaaaaaaattacacacacaccagtttccatttatacagtttatttctgcaaaaacacacagacaagatCGTTATGCCATCAGCACGCAGGCTCCTCCCACTGCCTTGATCTTCTCCTCAGCCTGTCGGCTGAAGAACTTGGCCTTGACGATCACAGGCTGCTTGGGCAGCTTGCCTTTGCCCAGGACTTTGTAATAGCCCTACGAAATAAAGCACAGGTGGAGATCATTATTTTATCTGACAATACACTGTAATATTTTCTTATAAGACTAACAGCTAAAACTACGACATGTAAGCAAACCTAAGATTAACTGATAACCACCACAAACAAAACCACACTAGTTAAGTAAAAAAGTCTGTCGACCCAACAAAACTCAAATGTTAGAAATTGGCTTGGCGAGGAAAAAGGATGCTGGTTCAACTCCAGCCAGAGACACAAATCCCCTTTGGGGTTGCATCAGGTAGAGCTATGCCCAGTATAACCTTCTGTAAGAAGGGAGTGTGCTAAAGTGAGCATAATaagcaaaatgcagttttaatagAAAAGAGTAACTATTCTATAAAAATGAAAGTTgtttacaaaaagaaataattttcaATGACTGAAAACAGGAAAATTATCTGGTACAAATTCAGAATTTATAgctctttaaaaatgtaaatgtctgAGTATACTTTTGTGTAAAATGGAGGGAAAAAAGTCCTGAAAggagaaaaattaaagaaaaccgAAATGTCTTAAATCTGTTTTATTAACACTATGTACATTTTTGCACCAAATTCATCAGAAACCCATCCAAAAGGTTTAACTTTCCACTAGGAGTGTTTCAACTGTATAAAGGACacctgttcttaaaaaaaacaaaacaaacccaagaaAACAGTTTATGATGCCTGATTCCAGCTGCTCAACAAGAAAACAATCCAATTTCCTAAGGTGATACTCAATGCCAACAAGTCGACATGCCACCACCTACCTACTCCAAGCTACAGTAAAGTAGAGGAACAAGAACTCccgtaaagatttaaaaaggtCCAATTATTATGACAAGAAGAGAACATTTTTAATAATGGCAAGATTTAGCAATACTTACAGCGCGCACAGCATCAATGATGGGGGCAGGTCCATCGGGCTTCTTGCTGTAGTTGATCCTGGTCTGCTCGCTCACCAGTGTCCACAGCTTGTCCAGGTTGATGGTAGGGCAGTGGGAGGTATTCCTCTTCAGGTGGTAATGTCTCATGCCCACCTTACCAAAGTATCCTGGATGGCTGAGGGCAAACacgaggaaagaaaagaaaaggttttCAAACTAGAGCAACAAACactaatattttaaatattaatgtttaaTTGAAGTTCACTTTTGACATTCAAATTTAGTGGAATACTATAAACTACCCCCCCCAATTCTAATGTGATGGGTCCATCAGCAATGTGTATTAAAGTGTTTGTAACTGCCCATGTGGATGACTGGACTATAGGAGAGGCCAGTCGGTGAGTAGGACCAGTCTTTAATCTAAGAGGACTCAAGCACACCAAGACAATGAAGTCTGTCAAGATGAGACTCTAGTCTCTATAGAAACATTAGATAAATGCATTTCTCTTCCCACAGCCTTTTTTACAAGCAGGTAAAAACTAATCAGCACATCTCTTAACTGGACAGCAGAACTAACCCTGCATAAATGTGTTCCACAGATGAGCACATTTCCCAAATTGGGAGAAAGTTCAATAAATTCTTTGTGTTCATAATACACAGTATCAGTGCACTGCTCTCCATATCTTTCAATAACATATTGCATGGCAGTTTTCACCAAGTAGACTTGGGCTGAGTAAGTGAGCTCCGTAGTGGGGATGGTCTACCATGTTTCTGATTTACTGGATGAAATCTTTACTCTTTCTTTGAAAATGCAGCTGTTTAGGTATTAATCTACAGAAAGACTGGCCAAGCTGCTGTAGTGGCATCTCAATCAGCTACCTCAACTCTCTTCTGCCTGTGTGAGGTACACTCCAATTCCACTGTCCTACAGTGACAGTAGTCCTTGTTCTGCTGTAGCTCACCAAAGACTGCGGAGCAGAACAGGGATTATTGTCAGCAGCCACAACTCAGCTGATAGAACTCGAGTCCGTCTACAGGTTGAGGGACTTGCTGAATTTGCCGCCAATTAATTTTGTTATATATTACAGCAAGCTCTACAGTACACAATAATATATTGTTAACATAAACTATTACTGTAAAACCTCATCTAGGAAACACTACAGCTATATAGGACAGGGTGATACATCGAATATACTTAATGTATCACGGGTTTTTTGATGAACAATGGTTAAAATGGTTTTAACATAAAAATCAAGTGGAAATTGCCGCAATATAAAGCTGTCTGCATGCAATTcactgtcagtttttttttctcccacacgCTGCAAATGCATCATTAATCCCCCCTCCCAACCGGAAAAATTTCTACCTGTGCTGAGCATGCGTGTTTACTACCTGATAAGGAAAAATATGGCGACAGCCAGAGTAACAGAGGAGCGAGGGAATGAGACTGTTGTTTGGATTTCACAAGGAGGAGACAAAATACGGTAATTTGCAAGACATGCCATAAAACTACTGACACAAAAAGTACCACAAATTTATTCCATCAGCTGAAAAGTCATCCACTGCAAAGTGAAGCCTGTTTTAAACCCTGCATGTCAGCGTCTCCCACACagcaaagaaaatgttaaataaaccaGCTGTGATACTTGTGACGGTTGTAGGTTAGTTGTTTTTATAGCCACTATCTAAACGTTTGTTCCTGTAATTTAAGGCCATCACATTTTTTGGTTTACAATTTTTATGTTATAAGAACAAAAGAGCACCTTTCGAATCtcaattgttttattttgtcttgtgAATTCTTgctgatttccttttttgttgcTATAATCTTTAATTTGTTAAACATCTAGTGTTGACCACAGAAAGAGACTTACTGTGACAGTATTGTCATTTGTCAAAAACCTCTGTGTGCAACAAATGGtaaaaaccccccaaacatTTCAATTCATTCAGATATATTATTGTCACAAATATTAAATAGTTAATTTGAAAGAGTATACCAGTGCAATTTTAGGCTCTATATGgctgaaaatagttttttttggtGATACAGCCAAAAATATTGTGACATTAGATTTTCCTCATATTACGCAGCCCTACTGCTTTAGCGACAAAACCTGGCTTCACCTCTAAAGGAATCCAACACAACAACCCAAATCATATCAGGCAACACTGAGGGACATCATAATCTAGCTTAAATATCTGAGGTAAAAACATACTTCTGTGTATTTTTAGACATATTACCTTACAAAGACTTGTGGTCAAATACAGGAAAGTCAGGTTTACTTGAGTTCCACTTTAAAGGAGTCACATTGTACTCAAATTTCACTAATATCATTATGAGTGACTTACTATTTGTCGAAATTGATTCTGTGATGATGCATGCCACCAGCATTACCACGACCTCCAGGATGCTTCCTGTGCTTGCCTGTGGAGTCGGCAAACGTTTACTTCATCTCAACATCGTCCCTGGATGAAAATCAATCAATTAAAACTTGTGTCAAAAAGAGTATACTCACCAACGCGACCATGTCCGTGGCTGACATGTCCTCGGAGTTTCCTGGTCTTCGACTTCTTGGTAGGCTGTGAGCAAAGATTTTGCAGTTATTGTTAAAGAAAGGATGAGGTTTATTTGAAACATTAGCTCCCGTCTAGCAAAGTAACAGACTTAACAGTCCGGCAGGTCGACTGTGATGTTAGTCTGCTAATAATCTGTAGTAAAGCGAGTATACATAGCATGTTTTCCCCACAGAAACGCTAAAGTAAACCGCTGAGTTTGTCCGAGTACTTGCATGCTGCTTAGCATGTAGGAGGCTAATGCTAGCTCAACCACCTTTATCGGCAGGTTTAACGCTTTACGCCAATGGTTGTTTCAGggttacaccaccaccaccttctACATTTAACTCTCACTACCGTTgtcaaaaaaattacaaatgtttgttttctgcGTGTGGGTAAAACTGTAGATTCCCTGCTAGAGCCGAGGCCCAGGAGAAGCAACATATCACACAGTGAACCCATCAAAGTCCTCACAAAAATCAGTAAATAACGGTAATAACACCCAACATTTATTCCTACAACATGAGTGTATTATAAGACACCATCTAAAGTGGATTATTTTATACAGGTTAGTAAGGATGGAAGTAGATTTAACCCAGTTTGGATGCACAGGGATAAAACGTAGAACCTACCATCTTGGAGGCTAGTTGAAAGAGGAACGGGATTCGGAACGAACGCGATTTTGTGCGAGATTTGCCCCAACAATACAAAGTGCAACAATTCCATAGCGACATCTGGTGATTGATGATAGAAACGACACAAGAGTCAACTGAAAATTCACTTTTTTTAGTCCAAGAAGACAATTGtgaatttaacaaaaaaagtgaTACGATTAATGTGATTGAAGTCTGACATTGATAGAATTAAACGGGTTCTACTTGTATTTTAGCAATTAAATTCTCATGTTACATCAagcaaatatatatttgaaaacacAAGCTAATGATAATGACTACTGACTAATCACTATACAAAAATAATACATGAATATCCTTCTGAGATCCAGAAGAAAAAGCAATTtagatattttctttagatcatTTACAGTTCCTGAGCTTTAGATCAAGTACagtgactgaaaaacaaaagttgactaatgttttgtttgtttacagaaTGATGGGATGTAATATAACAACATTGTTTTTGTGTCGATTTCTGGTACaatgtctttttatttcatGAAAATTACAGTTAGATGAATGGAAATCTAACATTTACAGAAATCATCCATTTCTACAATTTCGTGCAGCCATGGATGCCGCCACGTGCCGCGGACCTCACGCCACCATCACGCCGCCACCTGTCACGACCTCTACTCCACTGCATGTACCCGAGGGACACCAGAACCTGAACCCAAGTCACTGGGTCCCTGTCTGTTCATCACACTCGGTCAATCTAAGTCtgctggcttcatggacagataaaGTTGGGAGTAATCTGTGTAGAAGTGAAAATGCctgctatgccttctaatgatTCTGCAGgcagcatgtataatgtaaacagaattaaggaatcctgtggaactccataactactgtgtgaagaggactctccatttacatgaacaaattggagtctattagttagatatgattcaaaccactgcagcacagtacctgtaatacctacagtaTGCTCTAATTGCTCTAATAGAAAATTTTGATCAACAGTATCgtacgctgcactgaggtctagcaggataagcacagagatgagtccactgtcagaggccataaaaaGATTATTTGTAACCttaaataaagctgtttctgtgctgtgatgagctctgaaacttgATTGAAACAatcttcctctgcagatgattaGTTAGCTGTTTGATAACTACtgtttcaaggatttttgagaTGAAAGTAAGGTTGGacattggcctataattagctaagacagctgggtcaagagatggctttttaagtactGGTTTAACTGCTGctagcttgaaggcctgtggtacataggcatataggttgatcatatttaagattaaaGCATTAATAAATGGCAgaacttctttgagcagttttgtaggaatggggtctaaaataCACATTgttggtttggaggaagtaattactgaaatTGACACACAAGGATCAATTGGAGAAACAAACtctaaataaatttaaatggtactgaaagtagcaaTAGATAATGTTAATGTTAcgtctgtgagatgattatgggtaattttttctctaatggttaaaatgttatttgtgaagaagttcatgaagtcattattagttaacgttaaaggaatGGTTgactcaacagtgctctgactttttgtcagcctggtcacagtgctgaagagaaacctagggttgttcttattttcttcaatcaatgATTAAGCACTCTATAAACAAGTTCCTCAGAAATTTGAATATGCATACATTTCGCCTCTAATAGGAATGACGTGACAAAAGCATTATTAGAAAGAACTTCCGGACCATTTCTTTAATTGTTCGATGTAGTGCTGACTTTCTGAAGCACATATGGCAAGACTTATATCTTTTTGGTGCATTTATAATGCCATTATTACCAGAATCATATCAATACCGTTTCATTGTAAGACATTAGAAACGATTGAAAttttcttatattaaaaaaacaaaacaggaaatctGTGCACTTTTGAAGATTGCTTGGGCAGCTTGCCTTTGCCCAGGACCTTGTAATTCGTCAAAAACCCTTTCAAAAGATTACATTTTCCACTATGAATGTTTCAATTGTATAAAGGACAcccattctttaaaaaaacaaaaccaagaaaACAGTTTATGATGCCTCATTCCAGTTGCTGAACAAGAACACAACCCAATGTATATGCCTGTCCCAAATGTAATTTTCGAAAGTGATAATCAATGCTGACTAGTCCACATGCCACCACCTACTCCAAGCTACAGTAAAGTAGAGCAACAAGGACTCCCATAAAGATGTGAAAGGTCCGACTATTATGACAAAAACTGCTAATTAGAGACATTTTAATGagagaacattttaaataatagcAACATTTAGCAATACTTACAGCACGCACAGTATCGATGATGGGGGCGGGTCCATCAAGCTTGGGAGGTATTCCTCTTCAGGTGGTAATGTCTCATGCCCACCTTGCCAAAGTATCCTGGATGGCTGAGGACAAACACgaggaaagaaaatgaaatcgAATGTTTCAAACTAGAgcaacaaacaataaaatattcaacattaacatttaattaAAGTTCACTTTTGACATTCTATTTTAGTGGAATACCGCCCCATTTCTAATGTGATGGGTGCATCAGCAATGTGTATTAAAGTGTTTGTAACTGCCCATGTGGATGACTGGACTATAGGAGGGGCCAGTCGGTGAGTAGGACCAGTCTTTAATCTAAGAGGACTATTTCATAAGGAAACTTATGAGTTTTCTGATTATATTGTATATTGCTTGTGATTTAGATTCGTTAGGTGTAGTTCCTTTTACATCTCCCCTCTCTGGGTTTCTCCCTTCCCTAACTCTCACTCTCTGCTCCTCGTTCTCACCCTTTCTCTCCATCTTCAGTGTTTTTGCACTTGTCTTCTTAGCCTTGTCTCTGTTCCCCCCCTGTGTTCAATGTATCTAGTCTGTTTCGTCTCAGTATTCGTTTCACCTGGCCTCTTGTGTCTGGTcaatctgtttcctgttttattttggtagtcttTTCCCTGTGTGAACTGTGTTCTGTTTTGCTTTCGATGTCCTGTTAGTGTGTAATTAGTTCTAGCTGCTCATTGTGGCGTCGTCCCCCATTTGCTGTGTGGGTCCTTGTGTACTGTGTTTCCCTTGTAACTTCCTGGCTGCTAATTGCTAGTTGTCTGTTTCTAGCTTATAGTTCCCAGGTTCTAGTTTCagagtttttaatttttgggtGGAGTTTCGTCTTTCAGGAAATAAAGTTGCCTCTTTTAGTTGATCTCTTTGTTTCTGAGTCCTGTGTTTGGCTCCTACCTCTGCCTGCTATACAGCCGAACCTTGACAGAAATAATTCTGGGTTTTCAGGTCATGTCGCTCACTAAAATGACCATACATGGTTGACAGAGTGCTGAGTGAGATAGTTGCTGAGATGGCGATCAGACATTAGGAAGGAGAATGCTCGGGACGTACCAGTTTTTGAGGACCCTGAGCAGGGCTAAAATAATGAGATCCAACGTCAATTATTGATAAAAAGTGCTTAAGAGGGGTCTCACCTTCAAGAGGGCTTTATTCTTTTCCTCTTATAAGAGATAACTTTGATGGACTGCCTAATCTTGAAGAATCTGTCTTGACTTATTGACCTGGCTGTAACTAGGAACTAGCAAATTTGGATGCTAGGTTATCTGACTCATGCCATAAACATCTTGACAGTTCAGTAGGAGCCGTATAGATTCCACACATGGGGCTTGATGTAGTGGTCTCAGACTCATGTCCTCCACAGAGGACAAAAGTGAAATGCCGGGTCTTACAAGACtatgatataataatatatataatatatatatatatatataataatttcaACATATAATCATCATATATAAAAGTCAGACTAGAGCGCTTTTATAATGTCCTTAACAAGATTATTAGAGTTTATTACAGCTAAACCAAAactattgaaataaaaaaagaactagATCTTtagggaaaagaaaacaaaaaacaacttacaAAAGAAAATGACAGTAATGCTGGTCtttgattaaaaacacattagcCTATAGACTCTATTCTCCCACTAATCTAGAGATATAAAACAATAATGTAACTAAATCATTATGTGGCAAACTGTCAGTCTATGACACGCTCTGCTTACATTTCTGTCTATGCAGATTTAAATGTTGACTGAAACAAATTCAATATGCtgctttttcccccttcttcATCATTACCTTAGTAAGCTGTTGCCCTGCCCCTTTAATACCAGTTTCATAGTGTTTGCCAATTATAGTGATGATTTGTACACACTGTGAATAAATAATCAAATCTGACGTCAGCACCACACTCAGGGGTTAATCGTTGACCGGTTTACAAGGAGTGAACTCTTTAAACTTGTTTATTACTCAGCTGTTATATGATGCtccattttaaagaaaatattagTCACTAATGTGTGTAACAAAACAGTACCCTGACACATTATGCAGAGAATATAAACCCtgagtaaaaacacacacacgcttggATCACGTGCACACAGTTAAAGATGACGTGTAGTCATACATGTCCACGTAGCTTTATTGGGTTTCTGTGGCAATGCAGTTAATGGTGATTTACATAAAGTCAGTCTGTTATTCAAAGTTTGAGTGAATTGTACAGCGTGTAACTTGTCATTGGCCAGAATAACAGGGTGTAAAATCAGCCTCTGAAGGAAGATAAGACACACCTCTGCCATGCCACCAGGTTTTTGCAGCCCTAGAGATCGGCACCACTGAACAAGTAAGGGCATTTTTGTTATTAATCCCTAATCTAtcttgtgtgtatatatttaatGTGTTTGAAGTTATACTTTTTGTCTCTATTTCAGAAACAAGGAAATGAAGGTCAATATAAGAGATAAATAATTCTGTACAAGCGTGTCCCAAAGTTTTGTTCTGCTTTGAAGTATTTCAATTTCATGCCACTTTACTCACACTAAACCATGATaaagattttaatttgaaaatgtaTGATAAGCATACAAACATGTTAGATTACACATGAAATACTCATTAGAATGTTGCAGGTAATAGTCTGCACAATAGTACAGGAAGAGATGCATTtttctgcaatttttttttagatactTTAAGTACATTTTACAGATActtacatgtttgtttttatgaattCGGGGCTTTTACTCCACATTCACTGATGCACTGATTGTAAAATTGTGGGCTGAGGTGGATAACGATGTTTAAAACAACAGTTGTAAAATAACCAAAATTGCCTCTGAGAGTATACTACGGTCCACTTGGATAATGTAAATCATCATCAAACTGTGGGCGCAAGACTCAGTGTTATTGCCTGCACGCCCAACATTCAAGGACACAAAGAACTGGCTGCTCATGTGCCATTTAGGCAGTCATTAAGTGGACTTCACAGAAGTATTTACTCATCTGCTGAGTCTGCAATTGTCAGTGTCCACAACCAAGTCCACAGCTGATTATAATTCCTGTCTCATAATTTGCTGCTATCAACTGGGGCCAGTAGTGATCAGAAATGATAATGGGAAGATATAACTTTGCATCCCTATACACTACAATGCATTATCAAAGATTAAAGGAAAAGCCCtgcaaaaaaagccaaacaaaagacacattTACTTTCTAAACTTGTGGTTTCATTTGGCttaaaaggggaaaaatgtcaaagaatccatctcaaatgtatttttctggCCTTTGTAA is drawn from Pelmatolapia mariae isolate MD_Pm_ZW linkage group LG7, Pm_UMD_F_2, whole genome shotgun sequence and contains these coding sequences:
- the akip1 gene encoding A-kinase-interacting protein 1, with protein sequence MDSQAWLESSLQRSASLGLEVLQRASRRSVDWASTASQNPAMADEDTDITDERNPTELDDAFAKIAEFMAQTTSHCKRFYESGCCTEPSDIEKNHMSRFHTQPASAKTTAALPTRKCNKYQNHVSGSSEDFYIELSPGTYVVTASIAESQQQTQLVSVKAGESVNLTFDL
- the rpl27a gene encoding 60S ribosomal protein L27a, which gives rise to MPTKKSKTRKLRGHVSHGHGRVGKHRKHPGGRGNAGGMHHHRINFDKYHPGYFGKVGMRHYHLKRNTSHCPTINLDKLWTLVSEQTRINYSKKPDGPAPIIDAVRAGYYKVLGKGKLPKQPVIVKAKFFSRQAEEKIKAVGGACVLMA